One window of Parambassis ranga chromosome 3, fParRan2.1, whole genome shotgun sequence genomic DNA carries:
- the tm2d3 gene encoding TM2 domain-containing protein 3 isoform X2, producing the protein MATVCQLWRPDRGRWLKVYGIVVVLFMDLVSQCANAYLSSPSFGQEPPFTRDAQHGAVITSPVVPAAASVSPADEEVYTSTCPSGGLCSRLPAECINCNYQHNCTYGKAASFTCKPKKGVHCVGHSGQQQTNFTLSITCQFCWQLDPSQYRCSNATNCMTVSCPRKRYNATCDVLDHVHCLGKRRFLKRLYCNWTGGYKWSTALALSITLGGFGADRFYLGQWREGLGKLFSFGGLGIWTLIDVLLIGVGYVGPADGSLFI; encoded by the exons ATGGCTACCGTCTGTCAGTTATGGAGACCTGATCGAGGACGGTGGCTTAAAGTGTACGGAATTGTCGTCGTATTGTTCATGGACCTGGTCTCACAATGCGCTAACG CGTACCTGAGCTCTCCCAGTTTCGGCCAGGAGCCTCCTTTTACCAGAGATGCCCAGCATGGAGCTGTGATCACCAGCCCAGTAGTCCCAGCTGCAGCCTCAg TTTCTCCTGCAGATGAAGAGGTTTACACTTCCACGTGTCCGAGTGGGGGTTTGTGTAGTCGATTGCCAGCTGAGTGCATTAACTGCAATTACCAACACAACTGCACCTACGGCAAAGCAGCTTCCTTCACCTGTAAACCCAAAAAAGGGGTTCACTGTGTA ggACACTCGGGACAGCAGCAAACCAACTTCACTCTGTCTATCACCTGTCAGTTCTGCTGGCAGCTAGATCCATCTCAGTACCGCTGCTCAAACGCCACCAACTGTATGACAGTCTCCTGCCCTCGCAAACGCTACAACGCCACCTGTGACGTGTTGGACCATGTACACTGTTTAG GTAAAAGACGATTTCTAAAACGTTTATATTGTAACTGGACTGGTGGATACAAATGGTCAACAGCATTAGCACTCAG cattaCACTCGGTGGTTTTGGGGCAGATCGGTTTTATCTGGGCCAGTGGAGAGAGGGGCTGGGCAAGCTGTTCAGTTTTGGAGGCTTGGGCATTTGGACTTTGATAGATGTTCTTCTGATTGGGGTTGGTTATGTGGGACCTGCTGATGGTTCTCTCTTTATCTGA
- the LOC114433540 gene encoding growth arrest-specific protein 1, with protein sequence MKCWFSALALLPWVLVAIDAQLICWQALLRCHDEPECDLAYSQYLAACEGNIRGTRRQCPSHCINALIRLNHTRSGPDLETCDCAQDMDCLSAKRAIEPCLPRRHPSDAGGIGCMEARQRCEEDSNCHTSLTAYLSYCGQLFNGRKCSSKCKATIQQMLFIPNGMLLNRCVCDGVERPFCEVVKENMSKLCSIGDHNVISDQPDVDDIYEDEDYDPRNDREDMDHSSASRSSSSCTALLFLPVAWILY encoded by the coding sequence ATGAAATGTTGGTTCAGCGCCCTGGCACTTCTCCCATGGGTGCTGGTGGCCATAGATGCCCAACTAATCTGCTGGCAAGCGCTCCTCCGGTGCCACGACGAGCCCGAGTGCGACCTTGCATACAGTCAATACTTAGCAGCATGTGAAGGTAACATCAGAGGGACGAGGAGGCAGTGCCCCAGCCACTGCATCAACGCCCTGATAAGACTCAATCACACCCGCAGCGGACCAGATCTGGAGACCTGCGACTGCGCCCAGGACATGGATTGTCTGAGCGCCAAGCGAGCCATAGAGCCGTGCCTCCCTCGCAGACATCCGAGCGATGCAGGGGGCATAGGGTGCATGGAGGCCAGGCAACGCTGCGAAGAAGACAGCAACTGCCACACCTCCCTCACGGCCTACTTGTCATATTGCGGGCAGCTGTTCAATGGCAGGAAGTGCTCCTCCAAGTGTAAAGCCACCATTCAGCAGATGCTGTTCATCCCAAACGGCATGCTGCTGAACCGCTGTGTTTGTGATGGGGTAGAGAGGCCTTTCTGTGAAGTGGTCAAAGAGAACATGAGCAAACTCTGTTCCATAGGAGACCACAATGTTATTTCAGACCAGCCTGATGTTGATGACATCTATGAGGATGAAGACTACGACCCTAGAAACGACAGAGAGGATATGGACCATTCCTCTGCTTCCAGGAGCTCATCCAGCTGCACAgctctcctgtttctccctgtAGCATGGATATTATACTGA
- the cplx3b gene encoding complexin-3b gives MAFMVKHMVGGQLKNLTGGLTEEKPEAEKSDAAAQGMTQEEFEQYQQQLEEEKQEREAHYAQKKAERATVRSHFRDKYRLPKNELDETQIQQAGDDVVLPTDLAKMIAEDNQEEAHKQSVLGQLSNIQNMDMDQLKDKAQATLEDLKKQTENCSLM, from the exons ATGGCTTTCATGGTAAAACACATGGTGGGAGGACAGCTGAAGAACCTGACAGGCGGACTGACGGAGGAGAAACCCGAAGCGGAGAAATCAGACGCCGCCGCGCAGGGGATGACTCAAGAAGAATTTGAACAATATCAGCAACAGTTAGAGGAGGAAAA ACAAGAACGAGAAGCCCACTATGCCCAGAAGAAAGCTGAGAGAGCCACAGTTAGAAGTCATTTCCGAGACAAGTACAGACTACCAAAG AATGAGTTAGATGAGACCCAGATCCAGCAGGCGGGGGATGACGTGGTGTTGCCCACGGACCTGGCCAAGATGATCGCTGAGGACAACCAGGAGGAAGCACACAAGCAGTCAGTGCTGGGCCAGCTGTCCAACATCCAGAACATGGACATGGACCAGCTGAAAGACAAAGCCCAGGCCACACTGGAAGACCTCaaaaagcagacagaaaatTGCAGTCTCATGTGA
- the tm2d3 gene encoding TM2 domain-containing protein 3 isoform X1: MATVCQLWRPDRGRWLKVYGIVVVLFMDLVSQCANGMFIGTAYLSSPSFGQEPPFTRDAQHGAVITSPVVPAAASVSPADEEVYTSTCPSGGLCSRLPAECINCNYQHNCTYGKAASFTCKPKKGVHCVGHSGQQQTNFTLSITCQFCWQLDPSQYRCSNATNCMTVSCPRKRYNATCDVLDHVHCLGKRRFLKRLYCNWTGGYKWSTALALSITLGGFGADRFYLGQWREGLGKLFSFGGLGIWTLIDVLLIGVGYVGPADGSLFI, translated from the exons ATGGCTACCGTCTGTCAGTTATGGAGACCTGATCGAGGACGGTGGCTTAAAGTGTACGGAATTGTCGTCGTATTGTTCATGGACCTGGTCTCACAATGCGCTAACGGTATGTTTATAGGCACAG CGTACCTGAGCTCTCCCAGTTTCGGCCAGGAGCCTCCTTTTACCAGAGATGCCCAGCATGGAGCTGTGATCACCAGCCCAGTAGTCCCAGCTGCAGCCTCAg TTTCTCCTGCAGATGAAGAGGTTTACACTTCCACGTGTCCGAGTGGGGGTTTGTGTAGTCGATTGCCAGCTGAGTGCATTAACTGCAATTACCAACACAACTGCACCTACGGCAAAGCAGCTTCCTTCACCTGTAAACCCAAAAAAGGGGTTCACTGTGTA ggACACTCGGGACAGCAGCAAACCAACTTCACTCTGTCTATCACCTGTCAGTTCTGCTGGCAGCTAGATCCATCTCAGTACCGCTGCTCAAACGCCACCAACTGTATGACAGTCTCCTGCCCTCGCAAACGCTACAACGCCACCTGTGACGTGTTGGACCATGTACACTGTTTAG GTAAAAGACGATTTCTAAAACGTTTATATTGTAACTGGACTGGTGGATACAAATGGTCAACAGCATTAGCACTCAG cattaCACTCGGTGGTTTTGGGGCAGATCGGTTTTATCTGGGCCAGTGGAGAGAGGGGCTGGGCAAGCTGTTCAGTTTTGGAGGCTTGGGCATTTGGACTTTGATAGATGTTCTTCTGATTGGGGTTGGTTATGTGGGACCTGCTGATGGTTCTCTCTTTATCTGA
- the tars3 gene encoding threonine--tRNA ligase, cytoplasmic codes for MAECLAARLAAQEEQIRFLTREISTLREGVSQGPDSAGVAVVSPELEKLRAENEKLRYRLLHLRRGLQAEVELEQAQNKKQQGPRSGKAPEKNTSRPQQINNRAENKVTPSDTKTGDRNKEKKQDKGQAGGGVKELNPWPGYIGERLSLYEELKKESDALLAKKAANSKAITVELPDGRKMAGKSWVTTPYQLACDISQGLADNAVISRVNGELWDLDRPLEQDCSLEILRFDNDDAQAVYWHSSAHILGEAMERYYGGCLCYGPPIENGFYYDMFLDGQKGVSSTEFGDLETLCKTVVKEKQPFERLEISKETLLKMFKYNQFKCRILNEKVTTPTTTVYRCGPLIDLCRGPHVRHTGKIKAMKIYKNSSTYWEGRSDMETLQRIYGISFPDSKMLKEWERFQEEAKNRDHRKIGKDQELFFFHDLSPGSCFFLPRGAYIYNTLTEFIRDEYWRRGFQEVASPNIYNSKLWETSGHWQHYSENMFSFPVEDDIFALKPMNCPGHCLMFSHRPRSWRELPLRLADFGVLHRNELSGTLTGLTRVRRFQQDDAHIFCTMDQIESEMKGCLDFLRCVYDVFGFSFQLHLSTRPDKYLGDIEVWNQAEKQLQNSLNEFGEPWKLNPGDGAFYGPKIDIKIKDAIGRYHQCATIQLDFQLPIRFNLTFVGKDGDDKARPVIIHRAILGSVERMIAILTENYAGKWPLWLSPRQVMLVPVNPSFEDYAKRVCKQFTEAGFMADADLDSSCLLNKKIRNAQLAQYNFILVVGEKEKMTNGVNVRTRDNKVHGELSVSEVIARLTLLKQSRCRSAEEEF; via the exons ATGGCGGAGTGCTTGGCTGCACGTTTGGCCGCGCAAGAGGAGCAAATTCGTTTCCTTACCAGGGAAATCTCCACTCTTCGGGAAGGTGTAAGTCAAGGTCCAGACTCCGCAGGTGTTGCGGTCGTCTCCCCGGAGCTGGAGAAACTGCGGGCGGAAAATGAGAAGCTCAGGTACCGGTTACTGCACCTCCGGCGCGGTCTGCAGGCGGAGGTGGAGCTGGAACAGGCGCAGAACAAGAAGCAGCAAGGACCCAGGAGTGGTAAAGCTCCAGAGAAAAACACCAGCAGACCTCAGCAGATAAACAACCGAGCTGAGAATAAG GTGACCCCCTCGGATACAAAGACAGGTGACAGGAACAAGGAGAAGAAGCAGGATAAGggacaggcaggtggaggagtcAAAGAG CTGAATCCCTGGCCTGGATACATCGGAGAGCGCCTCAGCCTGtatgaggagctgaagaaggagaGTGATGCCCTGCTAGCGAAGAAAGCTGCCAACAGCAAGGCCATTACTGTGGAGCTGCCAGATGGCCGAAAAATGGCGGGCAAGTCATGGGTCACCACCCCATATCAGCTGGCTTGTGATATCAG CCAGGGCCTGGCTGACAATGCTGTGATTTCTCGAGTGAACGGGGAGCTGTGGGACCTGGACAGACCGCTCGAGCAGGACTGCTCTCTTGAGATCTTGCGTTTTGACAACGATGATGCACAGGCT GTGTACTGGCACTCTAGCGCTCATATTCTGGGGGAAGCAATGGAGCGCTATTATGGAGGTTGTTTGTGTTATGGACCCCCCATAGAGAATGGCTTCTACTACGACATGTTCTTAGATGGCCAGAA GGGCGTGTCCAGTACTGAGTTTGGGGACCTGGAGACTTTGTGTAAGACTGTAGTGAAGGAAAAACAGCCTTTTGAGAGGCTTGAGATCAGCAAGGAGACGCTGCTAAAAATGTTTAAG TACAACCAATTTAAGTGTCGCATTCTGAATGAGAAAGTCACCACACCCACTACTACAGTCTATAG ATGTGGGCCCCTTATTGACTTGTGCAGAGGTCCCCATGTCAGACATACAGGCAAGATCAAGGCAATGAAGATCTACAAG AACTCCTCCACCTACTGGGAGGGCCGCTCTGACATGGAGACTCTACAGAGGATCTATGGGATTTCCTTCCCAGACTCAAAGATGCTGAAGGAGTGGGAGCGTTTTCAGGAAGAGGCCAAGAACAGAGACCATCGCAAGATTGGCAAA GACCAGGAGTTGTTCTTCTTCCATGACCTCAGCCCAGGCAGTTGTTTCTTTTTGCCACGTGGAGCTTACATCtacaacacactcacagagtTCATCAGG gatGAGTACTGGAGAAGAGGCTTCCAGGAAGTAGCCTCCCCCAACATTTATAACAGCAAACTGTGGGAGACATCTGGCCACTGGCAGCACTACAGTGAAAACATGTTCTCCTTCCCCGTGGAAGATGACATCTTTGCTCTGAAGCCAATGAACTGCCCTGGGCACTG TCTGATGTTCAGCCATAGGCCTCGATCATGGCGGGAGCTCCCCCTGAGGTTGGCAGATTTCGGGGTCCTTCACAGGAACGAGCTGTCAGGAACATTAACTGGGCTGACCAGAGTGCGGCGTTTCCAGCAGGATGATGCTCACATCTTCTGCACCATGGATCAG ATCGAGTCAGAGATGAAAGGCTGTCTGGACTTCCTCCGCTGTGTTTACGACGTGTTTGGATTCTCCTTCCAGCTTCACCTCTCCACTCGCCCAGACAAGTATCTGGGTGACATTGAAGTGTGGAACCAGGCAGAGAAG CAACTGCAAAACAGTCTGAATGAGTTCGGGGAGCCATGGAAACTTAACCCAGGAGACGGTGCTTTTTATGGACccaag ATTGACATTAAGATCAAAGATGCAATTGGACGGTACCATCAGTGTGCCACCATTCAGTTGGACTTCCAGCTGCCTATCCGCTTCAACCTGACCTTTGTGGG aaagGATGGGGATGACAAAGCCCGACCTGTCATCATCCACCGTGCCATCTTGGGCTCTGTGGAAAGAATGATTGCCATTCTCACAGAGAACTATGCAGGGAAATg GCCACTGTGGCTCTCTCCACGTCAGGTGATGTTAGTGCCTGTCAACCCTTCCTTTGAAGATTACGCCAAGAGG GTGTGTAAGCAGTTTACAGAGGCTGGTTTCATGGCAGATGCTGACCTGGACTCGAGCTGTCTTCTAAACAAGAAAATCCGAAATGCTCAGTTGGCCCAATATAACTTCATTCTTG TGGttggagagaaggagaagatgaCTAACGGTGTCAATGTGCGCACCAGGGACAACAAAGTCCATGGAGAGCTGTCCGTGTCCGAGGTGATTGCTCGGCTGACCCTGCTTAAGCAATCCCGCTGtcgaagcgcagaagaagagTTCTGA
- the ulk3 gene encoding serine/threonine-protein kinase ULK3 yields MASTSSFAPPKLADFILTERLGSGTYATVYKAYRKGNSREVVAVKVVAKKTLNKASTENLLTEIEILKTVRHPHIVQLKDFQWDAENIYLILEWCSGGDLSRFIRSRRILPEKVARQFLQQMACALQFLNERNISHLDLKPQNILLSGSVLKLADFGFAQYMSPWDEQSVLRGSPLYMAPEMVCRRQYDSRVDLWSVGVILYEALFGRAPFASKSYAELEEKIRSNQPIELPPGARVSKDCRDLLLRLLERNPDARITFAEFFTHPFVDLEHMPSAESLVKAKELVLQAIQKDQEGERLAALSLYCSALEHFVPAIHYEADRQRKDALRQKVSQYVSRAEELKALVASDNRQSFEEARTSRDILREMSHDQPRLLAALKMSSAAIAKEENGSDDHEALDMYQQCLGELLLALAAEPQGRRRELLHSEIKSLMTRAEYLKKHIKMQETQRDVSLDREPLADSVRSSCCLQ; encoded by the exons ATGGCTTCAACCTCCAGCTTTGCTCCTCCAAAACTAGCAGACTTCATCCTAACAGAGCGGCTGGGCAGTGGCACATATGCTACTGTCTATAAAGCCTACAGGAAG GGGAACAGTCGAGAGGTGGTAGCAGTGAAAGTTGTGGCAAAGAAGACTCTCAACAAGGCTTCTACAGAAAACCTGCTCACAGAGATTGAAATCCTGAAGACTGTACGGCACCCACACATCGTCCAGCTGAAAGACTTTCAG TGGGATGCTGAGAACATTTACCTGATCCTGGAATGGTGTTCTGGTGGAGATCTCTCCCGTTTTATTCGCAGTCGCAGGATTTTACCAGAGAAAGTGGCCCGGCAGTTCCTGCAACAAATGG CCTGCGCCCTCCAGTTTCTTAATGAACGAAATATCTCACACCTGGACTTGAAACCCCAGAATATTCTGCTGAGTGGCTCTGTCCTCAAACTTGCAG ACTTTGGCTTTGCACAGTACATGTCACCATGGGATGAGCAGAGCGTTCTTAGAGGTTCCCCTCTTTATATGGCTCCTGAGATGGTGTGCCGACGCCAGTATGACTCCAGAGTGGATCTCTGGTCAGTAGGAGTCATCCTCTATG AGGCGCTATTCGGACGAGCACCATTTGCATCAAAGTCCTATGCTGAATTGGAGGAGAAGATCCGGAGTAACCAACCTATTGAA CTCCCTCCCGGGGCCAGGGTATCCAAGGACTGCAGAGACCTTCTGTTGAGGCTGTTGGAAAGAAATCCAGATGCCCGGATCACCTTTGCAGAGTTCTTCACCCATCCTTTTGTGGATTTGGAACACATGCCAAGTGCAGAGAGTCTTGTGaaagct aAAGAGCTGGTCCTGCAGGCCATTCAGAAGGATCAGGAGGGGGAGAGGTTGGCTGCGCTCTCTCTTTACTGTAGTGCCCTTGAGCACTTTGTCCCTGCTATTCACT aTGAGGCGGACCGGCAACGCAAAGATGCCCTCAGGCAGAAG GTCAGCCAGTATGTGTCCAGAGCTGAGGAGCTAAAAGCTCTGGTAGCATCTGACAACAGACAGAGCTTTGAGGAGGCCCGGACTTCTAGGGATATCCTCCGAG AAATGTCTCATGACCAACCACGTCTGCTTGCTGCTCTGAAGATGTCCTCTGCTGCCATTGCTAAG GAGGAGAATGGATCAGATGATCATGAGGCTCTGGACATGTACCAGCAGTGCTTAGGAGAACTACTGTTGGCGCTAGCAG CCGAGCCCCAGGGCCGCAGGAGAGAGCTTCTCCACAGCGAG ATTAAAAGCCTCATGACCAGAGCTGAATACCTCAAGAAGCATATTAAG atgcagGAAACTCAGAGAGACGTTTCACTGGATCGGGAACCTCTTGCAGATTCTGTCAGGAGCT CCTGCTGTTTGCAGTGA